The genomic region CATACTCCTCCATCTTATGTTTGGTGCCTGCTCTGTATCTATCTGCCCGGTCCATCTGCTGCCATGGCTGCCATGGCTTTTGCGCCGTGATATTTTCCTTACTTACGACGGACTCATTCCGTAGAGTGCAAGCAGTTCCTCCGTATAACTTCCATCTTTCTGATATACAACCAACGGCGGTTCTACCTGCATCCTCGGATTGCCACCCTTCATTCCCTCGATCAGAACCATATTCGGTTCTTTATCTATATACGGATATACCAGCCGCATACGCTTCGGCTCAATTCCATACGCACACATCTTTGTCATGATCTCCGGAAGCCTGAACGGTCTGTGGACCATATAGAATCTTCCTTTGACTTTCAGTATCTTCGCACTCTCTCTTAAGATATCATCCAGTGTACAAAGTGCCTCATGTCTTGCAATATACAATGCTTCATTCTGATTCTTCAGTCCGTGGTCTCCGATCATATACGGGGGATTGGTTGTAATAACCCCAAAAGAGGCGGCTCCGAATATGGATGCTGCCTCCTTGATATCTCCCGTTACAATGTCGATCCGTTCTTCCAGCCCGTTATAACTGACACTGCGCCTTGCCATATCTGCACTCTCTTCCTGGATCTCCAGTCCTGTATAATGCAGTCCCGGATATTTTGCCTCCAGAAGTATCGGAAGAATTCCTGTTCCCGTTCCGAGATCCAGTGCTTTTTCATTCTTCTTTACTCTGGCAAATGCTGACAAAAGCACTGCATCCATTCCAAAACAGAAACGGCCCGGACTTTGAATGATCTCATATCCTTTGATCTGCAGATCATCCAGTCTTTCATTCGGAAGTAATTTAGTTATCATCTAATTTTGACGCTCCGTTCTTTTCTTCTAACGCCTTCAGTTCCTTCATCTCTTCTTTCGAAAGTCTTACGTCTTTCTTCTTACGTCTTGGTTTGAACTTCAGTTCTGCTGCCGGATATTCACGGATCTCTTTCTCGTCATTATCCAGCGTCACAACAACCTTAACCAGCTGGCGGAGCACGTTAACTGACTGTACATCTCCTCTTAATCCTTCCGGTGTCGTCACATGATCTCCGTTCGCCGGAAGATGGCTGTTCAGTTCTTCATATGTCTCTTCTTCATTCGTCAGACAACACATCAGTCTTCCGCAGACTCCGGATATCTTTGTCGGGTTCAGTGAAAGATTCTGTTCTTTCGCCATCTTGATCGATACCGGTGCGAACTCGGATAAATACGTGTGGCAGCAAAGTGGTCTTCCACAGATACCGATCCCGCCGCGGATCTTCGTCTCATCACGCACTCCGATCTGTCTTAACTCGATTCTGGTACGGAACACACTCGCCAGATCCTTTACAAGCTCACGGAAATCAATTCGTCCGTCTGCCGTAAAGTAAAACAGCACTTTATTATTATCAAATGTATATTCCGCATCGATCAGTTTCATCTCAAGGCCGTGTTTGTGGATCTTGTCTAAACAAATCTTGAATGCTTCTTTTTCTTTTTCTTTATTCTTCTCTTCTTTTTTCTTATCGTCCTCTGTCGCAAGACGGATCACGGATTTGAGTGGCTGTGTGATCTTGTCATCTTCCACTTCTTTCGGTCCGGTTACTACGGAACCAAATTCCACACCTCTTGCAGTCTCAACGATTACCTTATCACCGGTCTTGATCTCAAGTTTTCCCGGTGAAAAGAAATATATTTTTCCGGCAGTTCTGAATCTAACGCCTATTACCTTCGTCATATGATTAGTTCTCCTTTATGGTCAGGAACAAAAGCTCCATAACCAGATCGAAGTTAACATTCGCTTTCAGTCTGGCTTTCGCTTTCTCAAGGCTCTCCAGGATCAGTTCGATTCCTTCATAAGAGCTCTTTCTCGCCTGTTCTTTTATACTCTGTAACTGGTCTTTGAATACGACCTTGTCAATCTCTTTTGTTGCTTTATATAATAAGACATCCCTGTACCAGATCATGATAATGTCCAGGTAGTCTGTGATCTCTAATTTATATACGGATATATTCTTAACCGCAGCAACGATTTCATTTAATTCCATCTCATTGATATGCTTCAGAAGCTGTACCGCTTCTTCTCTGATCTCGTTAAAATGATCGGAATTGGCCAGCATGATCGCACGTCCCATATTACCCTGTGCAAATGCCGTGCACATATCTGCTTTATAATCCGGAATCTCCAGATTCTCCATCAGATACTTTTTGATCAGTGTATCTTTGATATTACGCAGCTTTAACATTACACATCTGGAATTGATCGTCGGAAGTAATGTCTCCGCATTCTCCGTCAGCAGCAAGAAAACTGCATATGACGGCGGTTCCTCGATCGTCTTCAGGATCGCATTCTGTGCCTGCGGTGTCATCATATCTGCCTGTGGGATAATGTAGACTTTGTACGGTCCCTGATATGGTTTGATATCCACAGTGTTATTCACCTGTGTACGGATATCATCTACGCTGATGCTGTTCGGCTTTTCATGTGTCACACGGATAATGTCCGGATGATTGCCACTCTCTGCCTGCTTGCAGGAATGACATTTTCCACACGGTTCATTGTCCCCGGTCTCACACAAAAGCGTCATGGCGAACAGATTCGCCAACATCTTCTTACCGGAACCTCTCTCCCCGTTCAGAATATATGCATGAGAGACCCTGTTATTCTCTACTGCACTGCTGATATATTTTAATATGTCTTTGTGGCCAACCACATCTTTAAAGCTTCCCATCTCGTATTACCTCTACTATCTCTTCTTTGCATCGTACTTTATCATCATTCTGATATCTTCTTGTAATTCCTGCTTTCTTCAGATTATCCTCCGAAAAATCTTTCTGATCAGCCAGAAATCTTCTGCAGACTTCTTCATAGCCCGGATGATTCTGCTGCTGTTCTCGCACGATCGCGCGCATCAGGCGTTCTTTATCCTCCACTTCGATATAAAGCGGGATCAGGTTCTCATTTCCATAGTACTCTTTTGTCTTTATATAAGACTCCAGTGTACCGATCATGAGATAATCATTTTCATCCAGATTAATCTGTCCATCATCTATTGTAGCATATTTCCAGTCCCCATACACGGTTTGATAGGTGCGAAGTTCAATTATTTTACCCTCTTCACGGTATTTTTCAAGTATTTCATCCGTTACGAAGTAATATTCCACTCCATCTTTCTCGCCTTCACGCATCGGTCTGGTCGTATATAAAGTTAAAGTCTTAAGCTCCGGAAGATCCTTTCTGATATCTTTGTAAATCGTATCCTTTCCCGAAGAGCTTTTACCCATCATGTAGTATATCTTACCCATCTATCCACACCTCTATGCCATCTTCCGATTGAAGTCCCTCAATCGAAAAATCATGTTCCTGATACCAGTGAAGTATCTCTACCGCTTCTTTTGTAATACGCTCACCCGGTACAATCAGCGGGCTTCCCGGCGGATAGAGGTATGCGTATTCCACAGAAATGCATCCGATACTGTCTTCAAAGCTTCGTTTTTGTATCTTATCCGTGCGGTTCACTGCCTCTGCGATCGTCCACACTTTTTCAAGTGCCGGCTGTCTGCCGGAAAGTGGGAGGTCGGTTTCAATAGCAGCCGGCCGGCCTTGCTTGGTATCTATCTCTTTATCAATCTCTAGCAGCGCATCTCTCAACCGGTCCAGACCTTCCTGCGTATCTCCCACAGTTGTCATAGCCAGAACATAGGTCCCTGCCAGCATTTCCATCTGCAAATGATATCTATGAAGTAATATCTCATACAGCTCGTGACTGGACATCGGTGCGTGTTTTACGGAGATCACGAATTTGGATCTGTCATAGCGGTCTGTATTATCAGTCTGGATAATTTTCAGATACTTAAGCCGTTTCAGATCTTTGCGAAGTGCTTCAATGCGATTGGCATACTCAGAAAAAATATTTTTATATTTATAATCTGGTCTTGCATCCGAATGCGTTTCAAGTGTCTCTTCCAGCATTCCGATACACGCATCGATACTCGCCATCAATATGTACGACGGACTGCTCGTCTGCAACATATCCAGATACTGTTTCACTTTTCTTCGCTTCACCATGTCCCCGTTCACATGCAGAAGCGCCGTCTGTGTCAGCGCCGGAAGCGTCTTATGAAGACTGTTGATCACCAGATCCGCACCATATATATTCGCACTCTTTGGGAAATACGGATCAAATCCGAAATGCGCACCGTGTGCTTCATCCACGATCAGCGGACACCCTTTTGCATGCACAATCTCTGCAATCTTTTCGATGTCCGACACCACACCATCATATGTCGGTGACACGATCATCACCGCGCGGATCTTCGGATGTTCTTCCAGTGCTTTCTGTACATCCGCAACATCAATCTCTGTGCTCAGTCCCTGTTCCGTATCGAATTTCGGATAGAGGTAGACCGGATCCAGTTCATTCAGATATATCGCATGATACACAGACTTGTGGCAATTTCTTGCCACAAGTATGGAATCTCCTTTTTCAGTTGTTCCTAATATTGCACTTAAGATTCCAACCGTACTTCCATTCACCAGAAAATGTGTCTCGTCCGCATGGTAAACTCTTGCTGCTCTTTCCTGCGCATCTCTTAGAATTCCCTCTGCATGATGCAGATCATCAAAGCCATCAATCTCTGTAATATCGATCCGGTACGGAGATGTCCCGTCCATCAGATCCAGATTTCTCTTGTGCCCCGGCATATGGAATGCATAGTAGTCAGAATCGCTGTAAGCCTTTAATTTATCAAATATATTATTCATGCGTATATTTTAGCAAAATAACATTATATTATCAAGCCATAAACTCCCGCAGGATCTGGCGGATCATCTCATCCTTTGGAAGCTCACGTATGGTGTCTTCTTTCGGTATTTCTTCCTGTACATCTTCCTGTGCAGACTCCTTATCGGCATTTCCTTTAATCTCCATTGCCTGCGCATTACCGGCCAGAGTCCCGGTACTTTGTACCTCTTCTTGCAATATATCTTCTGTCCTTTTACTCCCGTCTGTACCGGCAAGCCGCGCCGATGCTTTTGCCAGGTTCCTGGCGTTCTCCTTTACTCTTTCTTTTCTGCGGCTCTCACGCTGCATCTGCACAACACCGGAGCCGGATACCGGAACAGATTCTTCTTTTTCTTCTTGCTCCGTTTTGTCCTCTTTTTCTGCCTTTTCTTCTTTTGTATCATTTGTCTCGTCTTTTTTGATCACACTGTCTCTTCGTCCGGTGCGTTCTTTCTGATTTGCCTTTTCATACTTGTGGAGACATACATTTTCCAGATAATCTACCATATAGTTCTTTGCCATCTGCATGCAATAATTCTCATCCGTTGTCAGA from Dorea longicatena harbors:
- a CDS encoding tRNA1(Val) (adenine(37)-N6)-methyltransferase; translated protein: MITKLLPNERLDDLQIKGYEIIQSPGRFCFGMDAVLLSAFARVKKNEKALDLGTGTGILPILLEAKYPGLHYTGLEIQEESADMARRSVSYNGLEERIDIVTGDIKEAASIFGAASFGVITTNPPYMIGDHGLKNQNEALYIARHEALCTLDDILRESAKILKVKGRFYMVHRPFRLPEIMTKMCAYGIEPKRMRLVYPYIDKEPNMVLIEGMKGGNPRMQVEPPLVVYQKDGSYTEELLALYGMSPS
- a CDS encoding PSP1 domain-containing protein, translated to MTKVIGVRFRTAGKIYFFSPGKLEIKTGDKVIVETARGVEFGSVVTGPKEVEDDKITQPLKSVIRLATEDDKKKEEKNKEKEKEAFKICLDKIHKHGLEMKLIDAEYTFDNNKVLFYFTADGRIDFRELVKDLASVFRTRIELRQIGVRDETKIRGGIGICGRPLCCHTYLSEFAPVSIKMAKEQNLSLNPTKISGVCGRLMCCLTNEEETYEELNSHLPANGDHVTTPEGLRGDVQSVNVLRQLVKVVVTLDNDEKEIREYPAAELKFKPRRKKKDVRLSKEEMKELKALEEKNGASKLDDN
- a CDS encoding aminotransferase class I/II-fold pyridoxal phosphate-dependent enzyme — translated: MNNIFDKLKAYSDSDYYAFHMPGHKRNLDLMDGTSPYRIDITEIDGFDDLHHAEGILRDAQERAARVYHADETHFLVNGSTVGILSAILGTTEKGDSILVARNCHKSVYHAIYLNELDPVYLYPKFDTEQGLSTEIDVADVQKALEEHPKIRAVMIVSPTYDGVVSDIEKIAEIVHAKGCPLIVDEAHGAHFGFDPYFPKSANIYGADLVINSLHKTLPALTQTALLHVNGDMVKRRKVKQYLDMLQTSSPSYILMASIDACIGMLEETLETHSDARPDYKYKNIFSEYANRIEALRKDLKRLKYLKIIQTDNTDRYDRSKFVISVKHAPMSSHELYEILLHRYHLQMEMLAGTYVLAMTTVGDTQEGLDRLRDALLEIDKEIDTKQGRPAAIETDLPLSGRQPALEKVWTIAEAVNRTDKIQKRSFEDSIGCISVEYAYLYPPGSPLIVPGERITKEAVEILHWYQEHDFSIEGLQSEDGIEVWIDG
- the holB gene encoding DNA polymerase III subunit delta'; the encoded protein is MGSFKDVVGHKDILKYISSAVENNRVSHAYILNGERGSGKKMLANLFAMTLLCETGDNEPCGKCHSCKQAESGNHPDIIRVTHEKPNSISVDDIRTQVNNTVDIKPYQGPYKVYIIPQADMMTPQAQNAILKTIEEPPSYAVFLLLTENAETLLPTINSRCVMLKLRNIKDTLIKKYLMENLEIPDYKADMCTAFAQGNMGRAIMLANSDHFNEIREEAVQLLKHINEMELNEIVAAVKNISVYKLEITDYLDIIMIWYRDVLLYKATKEIDKVVFKDQLQSIKEQARKSSYEGIELILESLEKAKARLKANVNFDLVMELLFLTIKEN
- a CDS encoding guanylate kinase, producing the protein MGKIYYMMGKSSSGKDTIYKDIRKDLPELKTLTLYTTRPMREGEKDGVEYYFVTDEILEKYREEGKIIELRTYQTVYGDWKYATIDDGQINLDENDYLMIGTLESYIKTKEYYGNENLIPLYIEVEDKERLMRAIVREQQQNHPGYEEVCRRFLADQKDFSEDNLKKAGITRRYQNDDKVRCKEEIVEVIRDGKL